In Chlorobiota bacterium, the sequence TCCAATACGCTGTCTGCGCGCCAACCGGGTCCAGCGAGTTGGTGGCGTGGTTCCATCCGGTGTTCACCCGAATCGTGTCGGTGAAGCAGTTGTTCGCCTGCGCGAATGTTGGGGTAAAACAACAGAGCAGCGCTGCCAGTATCAGCAGCGTCAGGGCAATTGGCCGCCCCAGTGCGTTGTGGTTTCGGTTCGTTCTCATGGTGCAGTTCTCCTGTGTGTGCGGTTAGTTGATGCAAGCGTTTGTGTGTATGGACTGCTGTCGTTGTTCGTTATCCGGCGATGGAGTTGTCAAGGTCTTCCGATGAGTCATCGGCTTGTTGGGCGAAGGGATACAAGCCCAATCCCGCTACGGCCACGCAAAGCGCAAGGCCAAGAAGCATTCGGAACAGCGTTGGGAGGTTCAGTTCGGCGTTCATATTTGGTTTGTTGTTGAGTTGCGTTTGCAGGTTCTGTTGGCGATGACCAGCGCGTTGTTGGGCAGCAGATCATCAACACCTTTCACGCTATCCGCCGGACTTAAAAAGGGCTTAAAGAGAGGGGGAAGGGGGAAAGATTTTTTTGGAAGCAGAGCAAGTAAAGAGCAGAAATGGGGATTTTTTCAAAAAAATGGACGAATCACCGATGTGCAAAAACAACAGGGAGCGGAAGGCAAGGACGCCGATGGATGGAGGGGAGCGGTGAATCTTCGTACCCCTTGGCGGGTGGTGGGGTTGTTCGTGTATATTATGGCCAGTTGCTGGCACGCAAGCCACTTCAGCAACCATCATCTACAAACCAGCTAATCAGACAGGAGCACCAGAGCAATGCCAACACGCACAGCACAAGCCGCTTGGAACGGCAATCTTCTAGAGGGAAATGGGAAGGTGGCACTGGACGGAGGGGCGTTCGAGGGGCAGTACAACTTCACTTCACGCTTCCAGGAAGGAGTGGGAACAAACCCAGAAGAACTTCTGGCCGCCGCCGAAGCTGCCTGCTTCTCGATGGCCCTTTCTGCCGACTTGGGGAACGCGGGATATGCCCCGGTCAGCGTGGCAACGGTGGCCAACGTCACTGTGGAGAAAGTGGATGGCGGCTTCAGCATCACCACCGTGCGGCTGCGGGCCGAAGCAAACGTTCCCGGAATCACCCAGGAGCAGTTGGAGGAGATCGCCAACGGAACCAAGAAAAACTGTCCGGTCTCTCGCGCGCTTGCCGCAATTCCCAATTGGGAGCTGACGGTGACGCTGGTGGGATAATCGTGCAGGAAAAAGCCCGCACCGGAAAACAGCACTGCCGGAGCCGAGATCGTTCGATCCCGACTCCGGCAGTGTGCTGAAAGTCCGTGGCGAATGTGGTTACTGGTTAATCCCCAGCAGCTCCACGTCGAACACCAACGTTGCGTTCGGGCCAATTACTCCGCCGGCTCCGTTGGCTCCGTACGCAAGCTGTGGGGGAATGAAGAATCGGTATTTGGAGCCAACCTTCATCAGCTGCACCCCTTCCTGCCATCCGGCAATCACATTCCCCAGATAGGTGCTGAACGGTTGCCCGCGTTTTACCGAGCTGTCGAAGACGGTCCCATCCAGCAGCATTCCGGTGTAGTGGACCGTCACTTTGTCGGTGCCTTTTGGAGTTGCGCCGGTCCCCTGGGTGATTACTCCATATTGAAGTCCGCTGGGGCGGGTGATAATTCCCTGGCGGGTTCCGTTTTCGGCAAGGAATGCCTCGCCCTGCTTTTTGTTATTTGCCGCAATCTGCTCCGGCGTTAGCTGTTGCTTCGGTGCTGCCGGCTGCGCCGATTGCCCAACAGTGGATTGCCCGCCCCCTTGCTGGGTCTGTTGTGCGGTTCCTCCCTGCTGTTGGGCTTGCTGTTTTGCTTGCTGCTGCTGGGCAAGTGCTTGTTGCAGCTGTGCAATCAGGAGTTGAACCTGTTCTGTGGTCAACGCGGTTTTGCCGTTGGCGGCATCGTTAATGCCGGCAATGATGAAATTGGGTTGGGCATTGACCCCCTGCTGCCGAAGGTTCGTCAGGAAGCTGATTCCCAGCGCGTAGTTCACGCTGTCGGCAATGGTTTTCAGCTGAAGCGGCGGGGCAGTTTTTGCGGCTGGCGTCCCCCCTTTCTGGGCGGTTGCTGGCGCGGTTGCCAGCAGCAGAAGCAGTGCTGGCAGTGCCATCCAATTTTTTTTCATGGTTGATGCGATTGGTGTTCGGTGTTCTTGTTGTTGAACGGTCGTTCGGTTCTTTCTATTCTGAAATTATTCTGCGCCGGAAGCCACGCGGGGCAACGGCTACGCTGGTTCTTTGCGGAAGCCTTCGTCGGGAAGCAGGTGCTGCTCCGGTTGTTTTGCGGCTTGCACGGCAAGGTAATCGCAGCGTTCGTTCTCCACGTTGGCGTTGTGGCCACGCACCCATTGGAAGGTGACGGTGTGGCGTTTCAGCAACGGGAGGAGTTGTTCCCACAGGTCAACATTCAGCGCAGGCGATTTATCGGACTTGCGCCAGCCGCGTTGCTGCCACCCATACACCCAGCGTTGGGTGATGGCATCAATCACATATTTCGAATCGCTGTACAGCGTCACCGCGCACGGGCGTTTTAAGGTTTGCAGTGCGGTAATCACCGCAAGCAGTTCCATTCGGTTGTTGGTTGTTTGGCGGTATCCGGCCGAAAGCTCGCGGCGGTGGTCGCCATGCATCATCACAATGCCGTAGCCGCCGGGGCCGGGGTTCCCCGAACACGCGCCATCGGTGTAGATGATGACGTGGGAAGGTTTGCTCATGCCCGCAAAATTAGCCCAATCGCCGAACCGCATCGCATCAAGGCCGTCCCATTTCGTATCATTGCAGCCCAACAGCAGTTCCCAAAACTCATCCAGAATATCACGATTATTGCATGGCATCAGTCACAGCCACACTTGGCAGCGGATACAGGGTTGAGGTCAGCAACCAGCGGCATCAGTGGTTTGCCGACGAACCCCCCAGCGTTGGCGGGGCCGACACAGCACCGTCCCCCTACGAACTCCTGCTGGGAAGCCTTGCCGCCTGCACGCTGATCACCCTGCGGATGTACGCCCAGCACAAAGGGATCGCCATAGATTGGGTGAAAGCAGAATATCAGTTTGGACGGCATCAAACGGAAGAAGGTTCCCCGAAGGTGGAGCGGATTGTTTCGCAGATCACCATCGGCGGCACGTTCGATGAACTTCAACGCCAGCGGCTGCGGCAGATTGCGGCCCGCTGCCCCGTGCATCGCACCCTGGAGAGCGGGGTGGAGATGGTGGATACCGTCAGCTTTGGCGAGCCGGCATTGCCAGGCTTCACCGGTTAAGCCGCCACTGTTATTGAAAGAGTTTTCCGGAGACAGAAAGAGGAAGAGAGAGCAATGGCCAATCGCACCGTGAAAAAAAAGAAAGAACCTGCCGCTGCCGTGGCAACCGCTTCCAGCACGGCCAAAGCGAAACCAGCAAAAGCTGCAAAACCAAAACGCAAGCAGCTAACCCCGGCGCAGATGATTGAATTGGCGGTGGAGATTGCCGCAAAGGGGCATCGGGGGCAAACCGAT encodes:
- a CDS encoding OsmC family peroxiredoxin, with the protein product MPTRTAQAAWNGNLLEGNGKVALDGGAFEGQYNFTSRFQEGVGTNPEELLAAAEAACFSMALSADLGNAGYAPVSVATVANVTVEKVDGGFSITTVRLRAEANVPGITQEQLEEIANGTKKNCPVSRALAAIPNWELTVTLVG
- a CDS encoding FKBP-type peptidyl-prolyl cis-trans isomerase, with translation MALPALLLLLATAPATAQKGGTPAAKTAPPLQLKTIADSVNYALGISFLTNLRQQGVNAQPNFIIAGINDAANGKTALTTEQVQLLIAQLQQALAQQQQAKQQAQQQGGTAQQTQQGGGQSTVGQSAQPAAPKQQLTPEQIAANNKKQGEAFLAENGTRQGIITRPSGLQYGVITQGTGATPKGTDKVTVHYTGMLLDGTVFDSSVKRGQPFSTYLGNVIAGWQEGVQLMKVGSKYRFFIPPQLAYGANGAGGVIGPNATLVFDVELLGINQ
- the rnhA gene encoding ribonuclease HI; translated protein: MSKPSHVIIYTDGACSGNPGPGGYGIVMMHGDHRRELSAGYRQTTNNRMELLAVITALQTLKRPCAVTLYSDSKYVIDAITQRWVYGWQQRGWRKSDKSPALNVDLWEQLLPLLKRHTVTFQWVRGHNANVENERCDYLAVQAAKQPEQHLLPDEGFRKEPA
- a CDS encoding OsmC family protein — translated: MASVTATLGSGYRVEVSNQRHQWFADEPPSVGGADTAPSPYELLLGSLAACTLITLRMYAQHKGIAIDWVKAEYQFGRHQTEEGSPKVERIVSQITIGGTFDELQRQRLRQIAARCPVHRTLESGVEMVDTVSFGEPALPGFTG